The Candidatus Latescibacter sp. DNA window ATTCACGACACCTATTATACTGGCATCTCAAACGGCTGGACATGGGGCTACGGCCCCACCAACGCCGGTTTCAACATCATTGAGTACAACCATGTCCACGACATCGGCCGTGGGATGCTCTCCGACATGGGCGGGAATTACAACCTGGGGGTACAGCCCGGTACGGTGATCCGCAACAACCTCTTCCACGATATCACCTCGTACGGCTACGGCGGCTGGGGAATCTATACCGATGAGGGATCGAGCAACATCCTCATCGAGAACAACCTGGTTTACCGCACCAAGTCCGGCGGCTTCCACCAGCATTACGGCCGCATGAACACCATCCGCAACAACATCTTCGCATTCGCCGTCCTGGGGCAGATCATCCGGACAAGGATGGAGCAGCACCTCAGTTTCACCTTCGAGCACAACATTGTCTATTGGACAGAAAGCCCGCTCCTGGGGAGCAACTGGAAAGACGACAGATATAAGATGGATTATAACGCCTACTGGAATCCGAAAGTCCCGGCGGATTCAATCCGCTTCGCCGAGTGGAATTTCGCCGAATGGAAGGCACGCGGCCAGGATGTGCATTCTCTTATCGCCGACCCGCGGTTTGTCGATCCCCAGAAGGGAAATTTCACCTTGCAGCAAGATTCGCCCGCGTTCAAGCTGGGGTTCAAACCCCTCGATCTCAGAACGGTGGGGCCGAGGAAGAAATAGTCCAAAGCCCAAAGGGCAAAGATAAACGACAGTCTGAACCGCGGATGGTCAGGATTAATGGATAAAGAGGATGACAGGAGCGGCGTATTACAAAGTGCCTTTTCTTCGACCAAAAGAATTCCTTGCAGCTTTATGCGGGGTAGTACATTCATATTTAATCAGTTTTATCATGCGAATCAGTGGTTCAGACAATCTTTTCATCACACTCATCAGCGGTTCAGGCAATTCGGAGAAAAAAACATGTACCGAACGTTAATCATCGTCATTATCCTTGGCACGCTTCTCGCCGCAGAACCCGCCCGCGCTGACATCCGGCTCCCCTCAGTCATCGGCTCGAACATGGTGCTTCAGCGCGGGATGCCGGTGCCCATCTGGGGGTGGGCGGAACCCGGCGAGCGGGTGCGTGTAACCCTTGGTTCGTGGGAAATGGCCGGAAGAGCGGACAGGAGCGGCGCCTGGATGGTAATACTCGCCCCCATGAGCGCCGGGGGACCGTTCGATCTTACGATTCAGGGGAAAAACACCCTGAAACTAACCAATGTTATGGTCGGCGAGGTCTGGGTATGCTCCGGACAGTCCAACATGGAGATGAGGGTCTGCCACGTGAATGATGCTCCCAGCGAGGTCGCAGGAGCATTGAATCGTAACATCCGCCTCTTCCAGGTTGCGAATGATCTGTCCCCCGATCCGCAGCGAGACTGCGAGGCGCGCTGGGAGGAATGCCGCCCGAGCACCGTGTACCTTTTCTCTGCGGCGGCCTATTTCTTCGGGCGGGAGATCCAGCATGAGCTGAATGTGCCGGTGGGCCTTATTCATTCCTCCTGGGAGGGAACCACCGCGGAAACCTGGATGCGCCTCGAAGGGATTCGGGCGCACCCGGAACTGTCGAGCATCCTCGATTACTGGGCGCCGGTGCTCAAGAGCAAATCGCCGGAGCTTTTGGCCTATCACCGGAAAACGCGGGAATGGGAAGAGGACGTCCACTTTGTTCTCTACGCCGGGAAGCCTATTTTGCCGCAATATGCGGAACCGCCGAAACTGCCGGTAAAGGTTTCCTTCGCGCCATCCGTTCCCTCATGGGTATTCAACGGCATGATAGCCCCGGTCATCCCGTTCGGCATCCGGGAGGTCATCTGGTACCAGGGCGAATCCAACGCCGGGCGGGCTTACCAGTACCGTACTCTTTTCCCGGCGCTCATCCGTGACTGGCGGAACGCCTGGAGAGGTGGAGATTTCCCGTTCGTGTTCGTCCAGCTTGCCAATTTCGGGCAAAGGCGTGATGCGCCCGGGGAAAGTCCCATGGCCGAGCTGAGGGAGGCGCAACTCATGACCCTTTCAGTTCCCAATACCGCCATGGCGACAGCAGTCGATATCGGCGTGGCCGATGATGTCCACCCGCGCAACAAACAGGAGGTGGGACACCGCCTGGTGCTTGCGGCGCTGCATGCGGCATACGGGAAGGATACTGTATATTCCGGTCCGGCGTACCGGTCCATGATTGTGAAGGACGGCAAGGCGCACCTGCGCTTCATGAATACTGGCGGCGGGCTCGCGGCGAAAGATAATGCCCCCCTGCGGGGTTTCGCCATCGCGGGCTCGGATCGTAAATTCGTTTGGGCGAAAGCGGCAATCGAAGGCAACGAGGTTGTAGTTTGGAGCGATGGGATAAAGGAGCCGGCTGCGGTGCGGTACGCCTGGGCGGACAACCCGGAATGCACTCTTTACAACAGGGAGGGGCTTCCCGCCTCGCCGTTTCGAACGGATGACTGGCCGGGGGTGACCAGGGGGAAATAGGCGCTCCGAAGAATCTCACAGCAGAAAGCGGAGATTCGTACATTATCAATCAATTTACACCGGACAGCAGGGTCTATACCTCTCAAATTTTAACCGGACAGTTCTGAGCCCGGATTATTCATAAAAAAGGATTTTCTTTTTGTAAGCTTTAAAACTACAGCCCCTTAAAAAAGTAGGCTTAAGTGTTTGTTTAAAAATAAGTTGCGATAATATTTATGTAACTTTATGAATAATCGGGGTGAGAAGGAGAGGAAAATATATACTTTGTCACTTTGCCGCTTTGTTACTTTGCCACTATTTCTGCATACAATTCCAGCAGTCTGACTTTTTCCGTATTCCAGTTATACTGCTCTTCGACCGCTTTTCTGCCCCGCTTCCCCATTTCCTCGGCGGCTTCGGGGTTATCGAGCAGCCAGGTGATCGCCTGCGCCAGGGCTTCCGGATATAGAGGCTCGACCAGAAGTCCGCACCCGGCGCCTTCCACAATGGTCCGCCAGAGCGGGAAATCGGCGGCGATGACCGGTATCCCCGCCGCCATGTATTCGAACAGCTTGGTCATGTACGCGAACCTGTGGTTCGAGAGAGGGTGGGTAACCACGATGCCGGCTTTGACCTCCCGGAACATTTCCGCTACTCTGTCACGGGGCAGGAAACCACGGAAATCAACATATTTGAATTCGGGGAGGCTTTTCGCCTGTGCCTCCTGGGCGGGAACAGGAAATTTTCCTCCCAGAATGAGCCGGGCGGGGCGCGTTCGGTTGACAATCCCCATAGCCTGGATCATTTCCTTTACTCCGCGGTCAGGTGAAAGCAAGCCGATATAGGTGACCGCATCGGACCGGGAGGACCAGGGAACCTGAGCCGGTCCTGCATAAAATTCCCCCGCCAGGGGGAAATTACGGA harbors:
- a CDS encoding glycosyltransferase family 4 protein: MELTVDKKVTKVCHITSVHIPFDTRIFYKECAALVEAGYEVHLVAGRDGKDEVLNGIHIHGVPVRPGKIRRMLFTTWDVYRRSLRIKPDIFHFHDPEMIPAGLLLKLGGKKVICDVHEDYPDCMVVKEFIPRSLTKPVAWIIGFLETLTAGIFDAVITVTPKIRDRFKKLNRRTVEIRNFPLAGEFYAGPAQVPWSSRSDAVTYIGLLSPDRGVKEMIQAMGIVNRTRPARLILGGKFPVPAQEAQAKSLPEFKYVDFRGFLPRDRVAEMFREVKAGIVVTHPLSNHRFAYMTKLFEYMAAGIPVIAADFPLWRTIVEGAGCGLLVEPLYPEALAQAITWLLDNPEAAEEMGKRGRKAVEEQYNWNTEKVRLLELYAEIVAK
- a CDS encoding sialate O-acetylesterase, which codes for MYRTLIIVIILGTLLAAEPARADIRLPSVIGSNMVLQRGMPVPIWGWAEPGERVRVTLGSWEMAGRADRSGAWMVILAPMSAGGPFDLTIQGKNTLKLTNVMVGEVWVCSGQSNMEMRVCHVNDAPSEVAGALNRNIRLFQVANDLSPDPQRDCEARWEECRPSTVYLFSAAAYFFGREIQHELNVPVGLIHSSWEGTTAETWMRLEGIRAHPELSSILDYWAPVLKSKSPELLAYHRKTREWEEDVHFVLYAGKPILPQYAEPPKLPVKVSFAPSVPSWVFNGMIAPVIPFGIREVIWYQGESNAGRAYQYRTLFPALIRDWRNAWRGGDFPFVFVQLANFGQRRDAPGESPMAELREAQLMTLSVPNTAMATAVDIGVADDVHPRNKQEVGHRLVLAALHAAYGKDTVYSGPAYRSMIVKDGKAHLRFMNTGGGLAAKDNAPLRGFAIAGSDRKFVWAKAAIEGNEVVVWSDGIKEPAAVRYAWADNPECTLYNREGLPASPFRTDDWPGVTRGK